A single region of the Planctomycetota bacterium genome encodes:
- the selD gene encoding selenide, water dikinase SelD, producing the protein MSPKDLAQVLRQLPKFEDANMLVSGDTLDDAGVYRISDEIALVQTVDIFTPVVDDPYDYGAIVAANSLSDVYAMGGRPLTVLNIIGFPPKKMDHNVIAQILKGGADKVKESGAVIVGGHSIIDPEVKYGMAVTGLIHPKRIVTNAGAGVGDVLILTKPLGIGIITMANTMDKVADDLMKRIVKSMATLNKTASEVMLKIGTNACTDITGFGLIGHAYNIGLMSQVTLRFSAEQIPVFEEARAFARDSIMPGGSFSNKDYYGQFSRIEDGVAEEMQNIAFDAQTSGGLLMSVPKDKADEMLKELHNQGVSDAVVVGEVIPNQESHIVLGK; encoded by the coding sequence ATGTCCCCCAAGGACCTGGCGCAGGTTCTGCGCCAATTGCCCAAATTTGAGGATGCCAATATGCTGGTCAGCGGTGATACGCTTGATGACGCCGGGGTCTATCGCATCAGCGACGAGATTGCCCTGGTCCAGACCGTGGATATCTTTACGCCGGTGGTGGACGACCCCTATGACTACGGCGCGATTGTGGCGGCCAATTCCCTGAGCGATGTCTATGCCATGGGCGGCCGGCCTTTGACCGTGCTGAATATCATTGGGTTTCCGCCCAAGAAGATGGACCACAATGTCATCGCTCAGATTCTCAAGGGTGGGGCGGATAAGGTCAAGGAATCCGGCGCGGTCATCGTGGGCGGGCACAGCATCATTGACCCGGAGGTTAAATACGGCATGGCTGTGACCGGCCTGATTCACCCGAAGAGGATAGTCACCAATGCCGGCGCCGGGGTCGGCGATGTGTTGATACTGACTAAGCCGCTGGGCATCGGGATTATTACCATGGCTAACACCATGGATAAGGTGGCTGATGACCTGATGAAACGGATAGTTAAATCAATGGCCACGCTCAACAAGACCGCGTCCGAGGTGATGCTTAAGATAGGAACGAATGCTTGTACTGATATAACCGGATTCGGGCTGATAGGCCACGCTTATAATATCGGGCTGATGAGCCAGGTGACACTGAGATTCAGCGCCGAGCAGATTCCGGTGTTTGAAGAGGCCAGGGCATTTGCCCGGGACAGTATTATGCCAGGCGGGTCGTTCAGCAATAAGGACTATTACGGCCAGTTTAGCCGGATAGAAGACGGGGTGGCTGAAGAGATGCAGAATATCGCGTTTGATGCTCAGACCTCAGGCGGGCTATTGATGTCCGTGCCCAAGGACAAGGCGGATGAGATGCTTAAAGAACTGCATAACCAGGGCGTCAGCGATGCGGTCGTGGTCGGCGAGGTGATTCCTAATCAGGAATCACATATTGTATTGGGTAAATAG
- a CDS encoding tetratricopeptide repeat protein, with product MLKVSKEKLLIILSVVFLGLVVWLITFNQSKTLDDWALSQKPKTYYPTPLKDSSADLNKLDISNRNPFISSVKTIDNRIELPLPDIAEKQYTLIGFRPIPDSRFYNNKSVLKVPFGRLYPYDDSARLALPQGRTLPPVETLNSLISTIHEPPKLPEKSSGQVKEDIIIMKNGPNVPGKYVGEDKDWVYFVKSGQDKVTKFNRQDIADIQRVYTSEELYETELNKVSTNDAYSWYRLSEWCFKNGLSDKAAAALKEAIKINDHELKFYLALADYYLGKNDFDSEIAICQTALKSSLLAKEVIYYRLGRAYEKLKLSTDARLYYEKAVSLSPNYTEALFRLAYLYRQKQDYESASRAYEKIRNLRNPDSAYLEGLALLQYQMGQLKEARLNIQEAQKNADASSESFNLLGMLDVLDGDYSKACDKFLYSINSKPDLSSGWANLGLLYLSAGLYAEAEMLFTEYTVLNPIDETPYIGLGYLKWLGNKTDEASSFFQKALKMAPDSFNAHYARGQLYFYLQQYPEAQQDFQWCLSNNPSFTETLYYLATLSLCQKNTKEALKYYKAYFNQTTSDLAPAVDECNFVLALIASDNIRQAKKILSESERLKKYVPALNISAYFDYKELNAAEAIKKLQMALSLDPSNIYARNTLDIITKSSSQAIWVDDFARPDSSVLGHGWSEAEKYGVEISVANKQCLFKGIQSLNKDGLTTLEKTVARASFIRFEARLNLDLESDVVAGIYLTSPSKERTLFIARRKIARPDGSSGGQEIIYGFSAKPDAPPLEWSSFKKMIVIAEDSKISLEIIGPSDRPTEIQCFIDDALCGIIPFKGNIIPIGRAQETSYLTGIFGYGPLGREWQLSVKNVRVFEEKLK from the coding sequence ATGCTCAAGGTATCCAAAGAAAAACTGCTGATTATCTTATCCGTTGTATTCCTGGGACTGGTTGTCTGGCTGATTACTTTCAACCAAAGTAAGACGTTAGATGATTGGGCTCTAAGCCAGAAACCCAAAACATATTATCCCACACCGCTCAAGGATTCATCCGCTGATTTAAACAAGCTCGATATCTCCAACCGCAACCCATTTATCTCTTCGGTTAAGACCATAGACAACCGCATTGAATTACCACTGCCTGATATCGCGGAAAAGCAATACACCCTCATCGGTTTCCGGCCAATTCCCGATTCGCGATTCTATAATAATAAAAGCGTTCTGAAGGTACCGTTCGGTAGACTCTATCCTTATGATGATTCCGCCAGATTAGCCCTGCCCCAGGGCCGGACCCTGCCGCCGGTAGAAACCCTCAATTCACTGATTAGCACCATCCACGAACCGCCCAAACTGCCGGAAAAATCCTCCGGACAGGTTAAGGAAGACATCATCATAATGAAGAACGGCCCCAATGTTCCCGGTAAATATGTCGGCGAGGATAAAGACTGGGTTTATTTTGTCAAATCAGGCCAGGACAAAGTAACCAAGTTCAACAGACAGGATATTGCGGACATCCAGCGGGTTTACACCTCCGAGGAATTATATGAAACCGAACTTAATAAGGTCTCAACCAATGACGCTTATTCATGGTATCGCCTGTCGGAATGGTGCTTCAAGAACGGTTTGAGCGACAAAGCGGCGGCGGCCCTGAAAGAAGCCATCAAGATTAACGACCACGAACTCAAATTCTATCTGGCCCTGGCTGATTACTACCTGGGCAAAAATGATTTTGACAGCGAGATTGCCATTTGCCAGACCGCCCTGAAATCATCCCTGCTGGCCAAGGAGGTAATTTATTATCGGCTGGGCAGGGCCTATGAAAAATTAAAACTCTCAACTGATGCCCGCCTGTATTATGAAAAAGCCGTGTCTTTATCGCCTAATTACACCGAGGCATTATTCAGGCTGGCCTACCTGTACCGCCAGAAACAAGATTACGAATCAGCTTCAAGGGCCTATGAAAAAATAAGAAACCTCAGGAACCCGGACAGCGCCTATCTCGAAGGCCTGGCGCTTCTCCAATACCAGATGGGCCAACTAAAAGAAGCCCGGCTGAACATCCAGGAAGCCCAGAAAAACGCCGATGCCTCGTCTGAATCATTCAATCTCCTGGGCATGCTGGACGTCCTGGACGGAGATTATAGTAAAGCCTGCGATAAATTCCTGTATTCCATCAACTCCAAACCCGACCTTTCGTCCGGCTGGGCTAATTTGGGTCTGCTTTACCTGTCCGCCGGCCTTTATGCCGAAGCCGAGATGCTCTTCACGGAATATACCGTCCTCAATCCGATTGATGAAACACCCTATATCGGACTGGGCTATCTCAAATGGCTCGGCAACAAAACCGATGAAGCGTCATCATTCTTCCAGAAAGCCCTAAAGATGGCGCCGGATAGTTTCAACGCACACTATGCCCGCGGCCAGTTATATTTTTACCTCCAGCAATATCCCGAAGCCCAGCAGGATTTCCAGTGGTGTTTATCCAATAACCCCTCTTTTACCGAAACCCTGTATTATCTGGCCACCTTATCGCTCTGCCAAAAGAACACCAAAGAAGCGCTCAAATACTACAAGGCGTACTTCAATCAGACCACCTCCGACCTTGCCCCAGCCGTGGATGAGTGTAATTTCGTTCTCGCCCTGATAGCATCAGACAATATCAGGCAGGCAAAAAAAATACTGAGCGAATCGGAGCGGCTAAAAAAGTATGTACCAGCCCTTAATATCTCCGCTTATTTTGATTACAAGGAACTTAATGCCGCGGAGGCGATAAAGAAATTACAGATGGCCTTGTCACTCGACCCATCGAACATCTACGCCAGAAATACCCTTGATATCATAACCAAATCATCATCGCAGGCAATCTGGGTTGATGACTTTGCCAGACCCGACAGCAGTGTGCTTGGGCACGGCTGGAGCGAGGCCGAAAAATATGGCGTGGAAATATCCGTCGCCAACAAGCAATGCCTGTTCAAAGGCATCCAGTCATTGAACAAGGACGGCTTGACCACCCTGGAAAAGACCGTGGCCCGGGCTTCCTTTATCCGGTTTGAAGCCAGACTCAATCTCGACCTGGAATCAGATGTGGTTGCTGGTATTTATCTTACCAGCCCGTCAAAGGAACGGACTCTTTTCATCGCCCGCAGAAAAATCGCTCGGCCGGATGGCAGTTCAGGTGGACAAGAAATCATTTACGGGTTTTCCGCCAAGCCGGACGCGCCGCCTCTTGAATGGTCATCTTTCAAAAAGATGATTGTAATTGCCGAAGACTCCAAAATATCATTAGAAATAATCGGTCCCAGTGACCGCCCCACGGAAATCCAGTGTTTCATTGATGATGCTTTGTGCGGCATTATCCCCTTCAAAGGAAATATTATACCCATTGGCCGGGCTCAAGAAACCTCATATTTGACCGGCATCTTCGGTTACGGGCCGCTGGGCAGGGAATGGCAGCTGAGCGTGAAAAACGTCCGGGTCTTTGAGGAAAAACTGAAGTAG
- a CDS encoding 4Fe-4S binding protein translates to MSAKQKSSINLWRRITQTVFVFLLNPYFFTYRQVCFPVLNCWGCPVSAFACPIGALGQFFANGVFPFIVLGTIVLFGALLGRMLCGWVCPFGFIQDLLYKIPGRKFNLPSFLKYGKYAALVIMVILIPLFFGIDLTPGQTTPQDFFFCRLCPAGTLEAFMPLSITPADAKTTEVAPAINQQFTDGQGADGQKSSFWMIWLKSPRFWILIAFIVLFVLISRPLCRAVCPIGAMFALLNKFSLYKLAIDKNKCTECEACYNICPTAVHTHISPNSPECTRCLECQKECPTEAIENKYF, encoded by the coding sequence ATGTCTGCAAAGCAGAAATCAAGTATCAACCTCTGGCGCCGGATAACCCAAACCGTATTTGTCTTTCTGCTTAATCCTTATTTCTTTACTTATCGCCAGGTTTGTTTCCCGGTACTGAATTGCTGGGGCTGTCCGGTCTCGGCATTCGCCTGCCCGATTGGAGCTTTAGGCCAGTTCTTTGCCAACGGCGTTTTCCCCTTTATTGTTCTGGGCACGATTGTTCTTTTCGGCGCGCTCCTGGGCCGGATGCTCTGCGGCTGGGTCTGCCCTTTTGGGTTTATTCAGGATTTGCTCTATAAGATACCGGGCCGGAAATTCAATCTGCCGTCATTCCTGAAATACGGCAAATACGCGGCTCTGGTTATCATGGTCATTCTGATTCCGCTATTTTTCGGGATTGACCTGACTCCGGGTCAGACCACGCCCCAGGATTTCTTCTTCTGCCGGCTTTGCCCGGCCGGGACGCTTGAGGCCTTTATGCCGCTTTCTATAACACCGGCTGATGCCAAAACCACTGAAGTTGCTCCGGCGATAAACCAGCAGTTTACAGATGGACAGGGTGCGGATGGCCAGAAGAGTAGTTTCTGGATGATATGGCTGAAATCACCCAGGTTCTGGATACTGATTGCTTTTATAGTTCTTTTCGTGTTAATCAGCCGTCCGTTATGCCGGGCGGTGTGTCCGATTGGCGCCATGTTTGCGCTTCTCAACAAGTTCAGCCTCTACAAGCTGGCTATAGACAAGAATAAGTGCACGGAATGCGAGGCGTGTTACAATATTTGCCCGACGGCTGTGCATACTCACATTTCGCCCAATTCACCGGAATGCACCCGCTGCCTGGAATGCCAGAAAGAATGCCCGACCGAGGCGATAGAAAATAAGTACTTCTAA
- a CDS encoding 2-hydroxyacyl-CoA dehydratase, translated as MIENCLKYARQAKKQGKPIVGIFCEYTPREIIMAANAVPVCMCGGSNQTISAAEQDLPANLCPLIKSSYGYAKLKCNPFLEMADLLVGETTCDGKKKMFEILGQTRPMYILELPQKVDDKQAFEHWKQELVKFRKYLEKEFGTKITDKRLKAAIKVMNQERQLRRQIAELAKSNPPLLSGMDILNAKSLISGIPDDFKAYDAIVSSARRNDSKKDGRPRILVTGVPMPHEAEKVMRIIEDVGGAVVAQENCTGLRPIETDVREDIDPIQALAEKYFYLPCSVMTPNTRRLKALDRLIKQYKPQAVIELIWQGCLTYDVESYFIRKHIKQKHRLPYLKIETNYSPSDSGQLKSRIQALLEMID; from the coding sequence ATGATTGAGAACTGCCTCAAGTATGCCCGTCAGGCCAAGAAACAGGGCAAACCAATAGTCGGCATATTCTGCGAATACACGCCCCGGGAAATCATTATGGCCGCCAATGCCGTGCCGGTGTGCATGTGCGGGGGCAGTAACCAGACCATCTCGGCGGCTGAGCAGGACCTGCCGGCTAATCTCTGCCCGCTGATTAAGAGTTCCTACGGCTACGCCAAACTCAAATGCAATCCGTTTCTGGAAATGGCTGATTTGCTGGTCGGCGAGACCACCTGCGACGGCAAGAAGAAGATGTTTGAGATTCTCGGACAGACCAGGCCGATGTATATCCTGGAACTGCCCCAGAAGGTAGATGACAAGCAGGCGTTTGAGCACTGGAAACAGGAATTGGTTAAGTTCCGGAAGTATCTGGAAAAGGAATTCGGGACCAAGATAACCGACAAGCGATTGAAAGCTGCGATTAAGGTTATGAATCAGGAACGCCAACTCAGGCGGCAAATAGCCGAGCTGGCCAAATCGAATCCGCCTCTCCTGTCCGGCATGGATATCCTCAATGCCAAGAGTTTAATCTCCGGCATACCTGATGATTTCAAGGCCTATGATGCCATAGTCAGCTCGGCCAGAAGAAATGATTCTAAGAAAGACGGGCGCCCGCGCATCCTGGTCACCGGAGTGCCTATGCCGCACGAGGCGGAAAAGGTGATGAGGATTATAGAGGACGTGGGCGGCGCGGTAGTGGCCCAGGAAAACTGCACCGGCTTAAGGCCAATTGAAACAGATGTGCGCGAGGACATTGACCCGATTCAGGCGCTGGCTGAGAAATACTTCTACCTGCCTTGTTCGGTCATGACTCCGAACACCCGGCGCCTGAAGGCGCTGGACCGACTGATAAAGCAATATAAGCCCCAGGCCGTTATAGAACTTATCTGGCAGGGCTGTCTGACCTATGATGTGGAGTCATACTTTATCCGAAAGCACATCAAGCAGAAACACCGCTTGCCGTATCTGAAAATAGAAACCAACTATTCGCCGTCTGATTCCGGGCAGTTAAAATCGCGCATCCAGGCATTACTGGAAATGATTGACTGA
- the queF gene encoding NADPH-dependent 7-cyano-7-deazaguanine reductase QueF, translating to MDKINPKTIQTFPYKGEKQLIQYTTREFSAVCPGTGLPDIATVVIEYIPDKCCLELKSLKYYFLAYRNVGIYQEDVTNRLFKDIYRILKPRYLCIKTVYNTRGGIDSACSVKKGRIR from the coding sequence ATGGATAAAATAAATCCTAAAACCATTCAGACCTTTCCTTACAAAGGCGAAAAGCAATTAATCCAGTATACCACCAGAGAATTTTCGGCGGTTTGTCCGGGTACCGGCCTGCCGGATATAGCCACGGTGGTGATTGAATACATTCCCGATAAATGCTGTCTGGAACTCAAATCTCTCAAGTATTACTTCTTGGCTTACCGGAATGTCGGGATATACCAGGAAGACGTCACCAACCGCCTTTTCAAAGACATTTACCGGATTCTCAAGCCCAGGTACTTATGCATCAAGACCGTCTATAATACACGTGGAGGTATAGATTCGGCTTGTTCTGTAAAAAAAGGCAGGATTAGATAG
- the selB gene encoding selenocysteine-specific translation elongation factor, with amino-acid sequence MEYVLIGTAGHVDHGKSTLIKALSGIDPDRLKEEKEREMTIDIGFANFLLPGGRLAQIIDVPGHERFIKNMLAGVNTVDLVLFVVDANEGVKPQTREHFDILNLLAIKSGIIVLTKVDITSPERLEETMLGISELVKGSFLENAPVLKVSSVTGAGLPELINTIDRLAPNIPQRNKDLPVRLPIDRIFTMSGSGTVITGTLVSGVLKVNDILEVLPQKIPARVRQIQSYGGKVAQITAGQRAGINLAGIKKEDLIRGNTLAAPGYIAPTSIFDAAIEILPGCPRPVKNFTRVRLHIGTGEFLGRIVLLDKDKLEPGQDGLIQFKSELPLSVAKDDRFVMRLYAPMITIGGGHIIDAHPVKHKRFQAEIVEQLEALEVSDDGDSVEQVLINSGIVSVNSKDILAKVNLPEPEVEQAINKLSDAGRVIIAGARARRIMHADNFRLLKDRIIKEMNDFYLKNPAIINIPLKEIKSVLAKSAITDDFIESALTGLSEEGAVQLTGESAKLSRYSIKLTDKQAQLKERTEKIFLDNLFSPPGIDGLEKALNVKPRALEEMIHILKEMDILVGLSDGVVMHRQAVIKATQALKEHLNRNANIKAGEFSRLVNTSRKYAIPLLEYLDTIKVTKREGDVRVLANMEHR; translated from the coding sequence ATGGAATATGTTTTGATTGGCACAGCCGGTCACGTGGACCACGGCAAGAGCACGCTGATTAAGGCCTTAAGCGGGATTGACCCGGACCGGCTCAAAGAGGAAAAAGAGCGGGAGATGACTATAGACATCGGGTTCGCCAATTTCCTCCTGCCCGGCGGGCGGCTGGCCCAGATAATTGATGTCCCGGGTCATGAGCGCTTTATCAAGAATATGCTGGCCGGGGTTAATACCGTTGACCTGGTCCTGTTTGTGGTTGATGCCAACGAGGGCGTTAAGCCCCAGACCCGGGAGCATTTTGATATCCTGAATCTGCTGGCTATCAAGAGCGGAATTATTGTCCTAACCAAGGTGGATATAACCAGTCCGGAACGCCTGGAAGAAACTATGCTTGGGATTTCCGAATTGGTCAAAGGCAGTTTTCTGGAGAATGCGCCGGTGCTCAAAGTATCGTCAGTCACCGGCGCGGGATTGCCCGAATTAATCAACACCATAGACCGCCTGGCGCCCAATATTCCCCAGCGCAATAAAGACCTGCCGGTCCGTTTGCCGATAGACCGTATCTTTACCATGAGCGGTTCGGGTACGGTCATTACCGGCACATTGGTCAGCGGGGTATTGAAGGTTAATGATATCCTTGAGGTGTTGCCCCAGAAGATTCCGGCCCGGGTGCGCCAAATCCAGTCCTACGGCGGCAAGGTGGCCCAGATTACAGCCGGCCAGCGGGCCGGTATAAACCTGGCCGGCATCAAGAAGGAAGACCTGATTCGAGGCAATACCCTGGCTGCGCCGGGTTATATTGCCCCGACCTCCATATTTGACGCGGCTATAGAGATTCTGCCCGGTTGCCCGCGTCCGGTCAAGAACTTTACCCGGGTCCGGCTACATATCGGCACCGGTGAGTTCCTGGGACGGATTGTTCTGCTGGATAAGGATAAACTTGAGCCGGGACAGGACGGCCTCATCCAGTTTAAGTCTGAGTTGCCGCTGAGCGTGGCCAAGGACGACCGGTTTGTGATGCGTTTATATGCGCCGATGATTACCATCGGCGGCGGGCATATCATTGATGCCCATCCGGTAAAACACAAGCGCTTTCAGGCCGAGATTGTGGAGCAGCTTGAAGCGCTGGAGGTGTCTGATGACGGAGATTCGGTGGAGCAGGTGCTGATTAATTCAGGCATCGTTTCCGTTAATTCCAAAGATATTCTGGCCAAGGTCAATCTGCCCGAACCGGAGGTGGAACAGGCCATCAATAAATTATCAGACGCGGGGCGGGTAATTATTGCCGGAGCCAGAGCCCGGCGGATAATGCATGCCGATAATTTCAGGCTGCTCAAAGACCGGATAATCAAGGAGATGAACGACTTTTATCTTAAGAACCCAGCCATAATTAATATCCCGCTCAAGGAGATAAAATCAGTATTGGCTAAAAGCGCAATAACGGATGATTTTATTGAAAGCGCATTAACCGGGTTATCCGAAGAGGGTGCGGTGCAATTAACCGGTGAATCCGCCAAACTCAGCCGATATTCCATTAAACTGACCGATAAACAAGCGCAACTTAAGGAGCGGACGGAAAAGATTTTCCTTGATAACCTCTTCAGCCCGCCCGGGATTGATGGCCTGGAAAAGGCATTGAATGTAAAACCCAGGGCCTTGGAGGAGATGATTCATATATTAAAGGAGATGGATATTTTGGTGGGCCTGTCCGATGGTGTGGTCATGCACCGCCAGGCCGTAATCAAAGCGACCCAGGCGCTCAAGGAACACCTGAACCGGAATGCGAATATTAAAGCCGGCGAGTTTTCCAGATTGGTGAATACTTCTCGCAAATACGCGATTCCGTTATTAGAATACCTGGATACCATCAAGGTGACTAAAAGGGAAGGTGATGTAAGGGTGTTGGCGAACATGGAGCATAGGTAA
- the pilM gene encoding pilus assembly protein PilM produces MWTGVDVGHSYIKIAQIVPSWGGFRLFGIAKVKNELPADDSKTSSTIRSFARAQLQRIFQTTIVPSRCIIGVTGKDINLRIVQMPPIPSAIKFRKMMEYELIQIAGKSGESLYSDYCRLNLASKSYPEIPVLVGMAKNTFIDEQIKRMRKAGLAVEDISPNAIALSYALRQTEIIKPEETVLLADIGAVNTEIVIHQGKHLIFARNISGGGADLTETIQNRLGIPKHEAENLKINAGKIVPRETEISGEDRTLQETLRSGVGQIQSSIESAISFAIAQLKVEKLSPDRIFISGGTAKLKGLAGYLGETLNKPVEVFKPFKNIKANLPAETKDKVVETDCDFSVALGLALSGAAYNRNTHISFLPPQINKRKVFYRESIPLIAAGIIIFIGMVIWFTSVYSERARELNNIAQLKTEQKKFTDVLNKFNQAKERVKSLDDTYQKLNKITQAADLSYITIKLISRHLPTEAWISQITMSGVPTRDPKKPADIDSAREITVIGYLEDDNPYNLENLKTFVDQLNQPNDYLPIEAALKRLDIPKTVMPRAKKEFEINIKAKETAGK; encoded by the coding sequence ATGTGGACCGGTGTTGATGTTGGACATTCGTATATAAAGATAGCGCAGATAGTTCCGTCCTGGGGCGGATTCCGCCTGTTCGGCATTGCCAAGGTAAAGAATGAACTACCGGCGGATGACTCCAAGACCTCATCCACTATCAGGAGTTTTGCCCGGGCCCAGCTCCAGCGCATCTTCCAGACCACTATCGTTCCCTCCAGATGTATTATCGGCGTAACCGGCAAGGATATAAATTTAAGAATCGTCCAGATGCCGCCCATTCCGTCGGCCATAAAATTCAGGAAGATGATGGAATATGAACTCATCCAGATAGCCGGTAAAAGCGGCGAATCCCTTTATTCCGATTATTGCCGTCTGAATCTGGCCAGCAAGTCGTATCCGGAAATACCGGTGCTGGTGGGAATGGCCAAAAACACTTTCATCGACGAACAGATAAAACGGATGCGGAAAGCCGGCCTGGCGGTCGAGGATATCAGCCCAAATGCCATCGCCCTGTCTTATGCCCTGAGGCAAACTGAGATAATCAAGCCGGAGGAAACGGTGCTGCTGGCCGATATCGGCGCGGTCAATACGGAAATCGTCATCCATCAGGGCAAACACCTGATTTTCGCCCGGAATATTTCGGGCGGCGGCGCGGATTTGACCGAGACCATTCAAAACCGGCTGGGCATCCCAAAACACGAGGCAGAAAACCTGAAGATAAACGCCGGTAAAATCGTGCCGCGCGAGACCGAAATCAGCGGCGAAGACCGTACGCTCCAGGAAACCCTGAGAAGCGGCGTGGGCCAGATCCAGTCTTCCATTGAATCCGCCATCTCATTTGCCATCGCGCAACTGAAGGTGGAAAAACTTTCTCCGGACCGGATCTTCATATCGGGCGGCACGGCCAAACTTAAGGGCCTGGCCGGATATCTCGGAGAAACGCTCAACAAACCGGTTGAGGTCTTCAAGCCATTCAAGAATATCAAAGCTAACCTGCCGGCGGAAACCAAAGACAAGGTCGTGGAAACAGATTGTGATTTCAGCGTTGCATTGGGTCTGGCCTTAAGCGGAGCGGCGTATAACCGGAACACCCATATTTCATTCCTGCCGCCCCAGATAAACAAAAGAAAGGTTTTTTACCGAGAATCGATTCCGCTCATCGCGGCCGGCATTATCATATTCATCGGTATGGTCATCTGGTTTACCAGCGTCTATTCGGAACGGGCCCGGGAACTGAATAATATCGCCCAGCTGAAAACGGAGCAGAAGAAATTTACCGACGTACTGAATAAATTTAACCAGGCCAAGGAACGCGTGAAATCACTGGACGACACCTATCAGAAACTCAACAAGATAACCCAGGCGGCGGATTTGTCGTATATCACCATAAAACTGATATCCCGGCATCTGCCGACGGAAGCATGGATTTCCCAAATAACCATGTCCGGCGTTCCAACCCGTGACCCGAAAAAGCCGGCCGACATAGATTCGGCCAGGGAAATCACGGTAATCGGATACCTGGAGGATGATAATCCGTACAATCTGGAGAACCTCAAGACGTTCGTGGACCAGCTCAACCAGCCCAATGACTACCTGCCTATAGAAGCCGCCTTGAAACGGTTGGATATTCCCAAGACGGTTATGCCGCGGGCTAAAAAGGAATTTGAAATCAATATAAAAGCCAAGGAAACAGCCGGGAAATAA